Within Acinetobacter sp. LoGeW2-3, the genomic segment AGGATTTCTTGGGGGATGCATACCAGGAAAAACAAAGTGCAGATATTCTAGCTCAGTGCCCAACTCTTGAAAGAACTTTAAAAGAAATTCGTGAAAACGATGACATTGAAGACTTCGCTGGGGAAGTTGCTCAGGATCTCTATCGTGAATGCGGGGACTTTGAATTCCTGATCAATATCGAGATAGCTATTCCTTACAACTTTAAATTTAGTGAAGAAGGGAAGTATTTCTCTAATAGTCTAGGCGGGATTTATCAGATGCAATGGATCTTAGCCAAAGACATGGTAAATGCTGCTGAAATTGCGATTGAACGTGCAACAGCCCTTTGGGAAAAAGAATGTGAAAAAGCAAAACGTGAAAAAGGACTGGTGTAATGATGCAAAAAATAACAATGCCAGAAGTCCGCGAACTTCTTAAATCAGTAGAAACAATCGCAGTTCGTCCAGGCATGACAGTCGCAGGGGACTTACTCAAAGCACCTGCTTTATTTAAAAAGCTTATGGAATCACGTACTGAAGGTCTGATTCAGATCCAGGTTTTCATCGATGGCAAAGCAGTCGAATTTGAGGTGGCATGATGGGTATTAAAAAATTATTAACGCTAACCGTTGAAGTTGAGATTGAAATTGAACTTCCTGAACAACTAGCAAATCCATCTGCTGAAGACATTGAAGGCATTAAATACTGTGGTTTTGATGTTGAGAATGCTGACGATGTCTACAAGGAAGCTGCTCGCTTAATTCTTCTGGGGTATGACGACTGCAATAATGATGTATTTGGTTTTTTTCACCCATCTTGGAAAAAAGGTCGTATAGAAAATTCTGAAAGAGAATGCTTTTTCAATCTTAAAGAACTGTATGTCGAAGATTTTGAAATTGAAGAAATTAAGGAAAAGAAATAATGAAAACTCAATATCAAATGCGCGTACGCAAAGACCGTACAGCCGATTATCAGGACTTGCCTTTAGGAATTGGCAGTGCGACAGAAATCAGAACGTTCACTGTGAACCTGCCAAGCATCGAAGAAGTACTGCAAAAAACCAAAGACCTGGAAGCCATACAAGGTTATGAAATTATCTCAATTATTCTAATCCATGAGGATAACCGCGAGCAGCTGGGCGAAGACTTTGATTGGGAGGATGCCTAATGCAAGTCGTACTTGAACTCGTAGCGGTGACCAAAGAACAAATGCTGGCACTTTCCCAGTTTCTAAAACAGATCGGTCCTGAACAATGTGCTGTAAATGCTGAATCAGACCAGAAAGCTGTGCAGATCCACCTGGCAGTTTTGGCCCTACGTGAAGCACTGGAAAATGCAGGATATAAGGTGGCGTGATGGATATTCAAAAAGATCAAATTCTTGAAACTCGTGTTCGTTTAGAGCTTGATGCTAAAGACTTAAGAAATTATGCAAAGAAAGCTACTGGGTACTCATTTGCGCTTGAAGATATTGCTGAGCATCTTGAAAGTACTGTTGAGTTATTAAAATCAATTGAAAAACTCAAATCTCAAGAAGAACAAGATCAGTATCAGATCGGGCAACAAGTCGTTTATGTTGATGAATTCATGCCAGATACCGTTGAAATCATCACTTCTATAGTCGATGGATGGGTGTCTTTTAATAATGGTTCCCGTGGTTGCATCGCTGTAATGATTCGTCCGGCAAATCAGGATGAAATTAAAGCCAATAAAAGATTAATGGTGGCGTGATGGATACTAATAACAGAAAGAAATTTGAAGCTGAGTTTGTGAAAACTGCTTACTTTGCTACTGCCTATCGTATTAAAGGAATACATAATCCTTTTTCTTGGAATGATCAGGCCAATCGCTATGTATGGCATGACATACAAGCTGGGTGGGAAATGTGGGAAAAAGCTCAAGCGGTGCCGGAAGGCTTCATTGTTGTGCCAAAGGAATTAAGTACAGAAGAAGCTCGTAAGCACGCTGAAGCAATGTTCAATGAAGTTGAGCACATGATCAAATATGAACACCGTGATTTAAGTGAAGCTGAGTTCGAAACTTTTAAGAATCGCTGGCTTAATGCAAGAACCTTAAACATCCAGTTTAATTGGAAAGCCATGATCGAAGCTCAGGAGCAAAACTTATGACAGCTCTGATTTTTGATACTGAAACCCATAAGTTGCATGGCGAAATCATCGAAGCAGCTTGGATGAATGTGAAATTACAGGATAATCGCCTTTCATCTGACTTCCAGTACTACGGATCACAACGCTACAAACCGAGTGAACCTATCAACCTGGTAGCTATGGCAGTGCATAATATTGTGGATGAAGACCTGGAAGATTGCCTACCTTCATCAAAATTCCAATTTCCTGCAGGTGCAGAGGTTGAATATCTGATTGGTCATAACATTGATTACGACATCGAAGCTGTAAAACGTGTCGGTGTGGACACCAGTAACATTAAACCTATCTGTACCTTGGCCATGGCCCGGTACTTATGGCCAAAACTGGAATCATACAAATTATCTGTCCTGGCATACTTCATTCATCCAAGAAATGAACATAAAAATGCCCGGCAGTTAATCAAAGAAGCACACGGGGCTTTTACAGATGTTCAAATGACCTTGCTATTACTGGATGAAATCCGCAAACAGCGTGGCATTCATACATTTGAGGAACTTTACGAGTTTTCAGAAATGGCCAGATACCCAACCCATATATTTTATGGGAAATATAAAGGCTGGGCGATCAAGGACATGGATGACAAGGATATTCACTGGTTAATGGGCAAAACTGACGATGAATATCTGCGTACTTCATTAGAAAATGAACTACTGGAACGTTCTAATATTAATGAAAATGAGGAGCTTCCGTTCTAAGTTTTCCACACCTTTTATGCACCTCCATCCGGAGGTGCATTTCTCTAAAATATCTCTCAATATCTTAAAATTCTTAAATATAGGCTGAACTATGTCTGCAGGACTAGAAATCCGTGGCAAAAGCATGCGGATCTGGATGAAACCCATCTCGACTGAACCACCAGTCAAAGAAACCTTGAACTGGCCATTTACGCCTGAAAACGTAGAAAAAGCCAAAAAACTGGCCGGTTTGATCAAATTGGAAATTGAACTGGATCAGTTCAACCTGGCAAAACACTTCCCGCACTCAAAACATCTGAAAAAGAACCAGATGTCCTATTACATCACTCAATACAAAGAGATGATCCGTTTTGAAGTGGCACCAAGTACTTACGATGGCTATAACAGCCATATCAAAAGGCATGTATACCCACGCTGGGCCAAAACCCATCCAAAAGACATCGATACAGCTGCAGTAAAAAAATGGGTAAATGAACTGCATGAATACCTGGCACCAAAAACGATTCGTGAAGTGGTCACCCGTCTGGCGTCTATCCATGATTTATGGAGACAGGAAAATAAAGTCCCATATAACCCTTTTGAAACCATCGTGGTGAAGCAGCTGGACAACTTGGAGCCAGATCCGTTTACCAAAACAGAGATTTCCTTAATTTTAGGGACTGTATCCAGCTCAGATATTCAAAATTTACTGCCATGCGTATTCTGGACCGGTCTTTCTATTTCAGAACAGATCGCCATTGCCTGGGAAGATGTGGATCTCGAAAAGGGCACAATCCAGATCAACCGGAACTATGTCAAAGGGGTGTATAAAGTCACCAAAAACCGACGCAGAAAACGTGAAATCAAGCTTTTACAGCCAGCAATTCAGGCGCTCCGGAGACAATATGCGGTGACCGGCAACCGTTACAGCCAGGTTGTGAGCGTATTGCAACGGGATAACCGGACTCACAAACAGGAAAGGCTACATTTTGTCTGGATCAACCAGGAATATGACGAACCATTTAATTATTATGAGCTGCGTTATATCTGGAGAAGACATTTAAAGAAAGCCAGCGTACGATACCGAGGAATTAACCAGGGCCGGCATACCTTTGCCAGCCAGTTATTATCATCTGGCCAAGTCCCTCCGGAGTGGATCGCGGACCAGCTTGGCCACAGTGATAC encodes:
- a CDS encoding 3'-5' exonuclease is translated as MTALIFDTETHKLHGEIIEAAWMNVKLQDNRLSSDFQYYGSQRYKPSEPINLVAMAVHNIVDEDLEDCLPSSKFQFPAGAEVEYLIGHNIDYDIEAVKRVGVDTSNIKPICTLAMARYLWPKLESYKLSVLAYFIHPRNEHKNARQLIKEAHGAFTDVQMTLLLLDEIRKQRGIHTFEELYEFSEMARYPTHIFYGKYKGWAIKDMDDKDIHWLMGKTDDEYLRTSLENELLERSNINENEELPF
- a CDS encoding tyrosine-type recombinase/integrase; translation: MSAGLEIRGKSMRIWMKPISTEPPVKETLNWPFTPENVEKAKKLAGLIKLEIELDQFNLAKHFPHSKHLKKNQMSYYITQYKEMIRFEVAPSTYDGYNSHIKRHVYPRWAKTHPKDIDTAAVKKWVNELHEYLAPKTIREVVTRLASIHDLWRQENKVPYNPFETIVVKQLDNLEPDPFTKTEISLILGTVSSSDIQNLLPCVFWTGLSISEQIAIAWEDVDLEKGTIQINRNYVKGVYKVTKNRRRKREIKLLQPAIQALRRQYAVTGNRYSQVVSVLQRDNRTHKQERLHFVWINQEYDEPFNYYELRYIWRRHLKKASVRYRGINQGRHTFASQLLSSGQVPPEWIADQLGHSDTSMIYKHYGKLIAEDIPDYLTKINNYINQ